GAAGCAAAGCACATGTGTATGCAGATGCGTGGCGTAGAAAAGCAGAATTCTATCACTACAACAAGTGCTTATAGCGGTGTATTTGAATCAAGTAAGACTCGCAATGAGTTCATGGACTTGCTGCGTGGAGAGACCAAGAGAATATAATTAAAGCACTATTATAAACTAAAACTTAAAGACATGAAAAGAACAATGAAAGCAGCGGTAATGCTATTATGTACATTCGCCTTAACAGTGATGACCACTGGATGTTCCAATGACAACAATGAAGTAGAGCATCAGAAAAGTGCAGAACAGGTTCTTAACAATATGGTTGGGATTTATGAAGGAACACTGGGGTTTACCTATGGAACATCCACAGCAACTTCAAGTAGCTTGGGATGGAAGACAAATTGTAAGGTAGATAAGGATCACAATATTATCTTTGATCAATTTCCTTACCACACATTGGCTAATGGTGTATCAAAGAAAGGATTGGTCGGAGTAGCATCACCTTTGCTTGCAAGACTGCAAAAAGTAGAGAACAGTCCACTTAAAATAAAAATTGAAGCTGTTGGATTGAATTATAATAGAACAGAACTTTTTATCGTTCCAGATGTGAAGTTTAATGTAACAGGCACTAAAGAGATATACGAACTATCAGGACAAATTAGACCATCAAAAAACAACTATTATACAATGAGCACATCAGAAATGAACCTAGAGTTCACTGTAAATAAGTTGGTGAGAATTAATAAAGAACATGGGACGGCATTAGTTGAAAATGATTTTGATATGCCTGTGACCTATTATTTGAAAGTAAAAAGAGTTAAATGAAACTGATTTCATGGAATGTAAACGGGGGCTTACCTATATTTTAAGAGAAAGAACCCAAATACAAAAGTTTATGAAAAAGATAATAAAACTTACAGCTATGGCATTATGTACCCTCGCATTATGCCTCACAAGCTGCTCAAAAGACGAC
The Prevotella melaninogenica DNA segment above includes these coding regions:
- a CDS encoding DUF4840 domain-containing protein produces the protein MKRTMKAAVMLLCTFALTVMTTGCSNDNNEVEHQKSAEQVLNNMVGIYEGTLGFTYGTSTATSSSLGWKTNCKVDKDHNIIFDQFPYHTLANGVSKKGLVGVASPLLARLQKVENSPLKIKIEAVGLNYNRTELFIVPDVKFNVTGTKEIYELSGQIRPSKNNYYTMSTSEMNLEFTVNKLVRINKEHGTALVENDFDMPVTYYLKVKRVK